From Aedes albopictus strain Foshan chromosome 1, AalbF5, whole genome shotgun sequence, one genomic window encodes:
- the LOC134291625 gene encoding probable DNA repair protein RAD50 — protein sequence MRKENIYGLIELKKNQNQNGNRSEIELKSSIEVLNRRLESKTRIEDSNRRLESKTRIEDSNRRLESKTRIEDSNRRLESKTRIEDSNRRPESKTRIEDSNRRLESKTRIEDSNRRLESKTRIEDSNRRLESKTRIEDSNRRLESKTRIEDSNRRLESKTRIEDSNRRLESKTRIEDSNRRLESKTRIEDSNR from the coding sequence ATGAGAAAAGAAAACATTTACGGTCTCATCGAAttaaaaaagaatcaaaatcaaaACGGAAATCGAAGCGAAATCGAATTAAAATCTTCAATCGAAGTCTTGAATCGAAGACTTGAATCGAAGACTCGAATCGAAGACTCGAATCGAAGACTCGAATCGAAGACTCGAATCGAAGACTCGAATCGAAGACTCGAATCGAAGACTCGAATCGAAGACTCGAATCGAAGACTCGAATCGAAGACTCGAATCGAAGACTCGAATCGAAGACCCGAATCGAAGACTCGAATCGAAGACTCGAATCGAAGACTCGAATCGAAGACTCGAATCGAAGACTCGAATCGAAGACTCGAATCGAAGACTCGAATCGAAGACTCGAATCGAAGACTCGAATCGAAGACTCGAATCGAAGACTCGAATCGAAGACTCGAATCGAAGACTCGAATCGAAGACTCGAATCGAAGACTCGAATCGAAGACTCGAATCGAAGACTCGAATCGAAGACTCGAATCGAAGACTCGAATCGAAGACTCGAATCGAAGACTCGAATCGAAGACTCGAATCGAAGACTCGAATCGATGA